In one Legionella clemsonensis genomic region, the following are encoded:
- a CDS encoding efflux RND transporter permease subunit yields MVERIIEFCARNRFIVLLFVLGFSFMGYMALKNTRMDALPDISDTQVIVYTTWMGRSPDLIEDQVTYPIVTALLSAPKVVAVRGFSDFGFSYVYIIFEDGTDIYWARSRVLEYMSQLSGKLPEGVTPQLGPDATPVGWIYQYALVDDNGKHNLAELRTFQDWYLRYWLRAVPGVSEVASVGGFVKQYQVNLDPVKVLAYNLSVPEIVEKIRMSNNDTGGRVIEFSGVEYMIRGRGYIKSTEDIEKIAVGTNANGTPILLRDVATVQLGSDMRRGVVDLNGQGEAVGGIVIMRFGEDVLQVIGRIKDKLKELASAIPEGIKMVPVYDRSHLIREAISTANWNLIEELVVVGLLIIVFLGHFRSALIPIITLPLAILISFIPIYFLHVGLNIMSIGGIIVAIGDMVDAAIIMVDNAHKRLADWEAKGSPGDRTQVLIDSAKEVGPAIFSSLLVIAISFMPVFTLEAQEGRLFSPLAYTKNLAIFMSALLAITLIPVLLPLLVRGRIIPEQKHPITRLMQTMYAPVLKLALRYRKFVMGIAIVLAMATIPLYKLIGSEFMPPLYEGTILYMPVTLPGISVTQATALLQEMDKKLKAFPEVAHVFGKTGRAETSTDPSPFNMMEVIVELKPKEFWRKGVTYESLVKEMDEALQFPGVSNAWTMPIKARNDMLTTGIRTAVGIKIFGPDIKKIEAIGKEIEMVAKEVKGTSTVYAERVAGGYFLDFQINRDQLARYGLTIMDVNRIIESAVGGENIATTIEGRERYPVNVRYLRELRDDPDKLNRILVKTPSGAEVPIAQLVTLTFRSGPAMVRDENGMLAGYVFIDISGRDIGGYVEELKQAVKVKVKLPPGYTLAWSGQYEFMQRVYERLKIFVPLTLAIIFVLFYFTFRTITETLMVMLGVPFALFGGFLLLYVLGYNMSIAVWVGMIALAGVAAETSAVMLAYLDSDYHEQKEKGGLRTLSDLIQMVQQCAVSRIRPMAMAGLANIIGLLPVMWATGIGADVMKRLAAPMVGGVFSALLLTLIVIPVVYVMWRGQMDLKKTADLTEAR; encoded by the coding sequence ATGGTTGAACGGATTATTGAGTTTTGTGCACGCAATCGTTTTATTGTGTTGCTTTTTGTGCTCGGGTTTTCTTTCATGGGCTATATGGCCTTGAAGAATACCCGTATGGACGCATTGCCTGACATTTCAGACACTCAGGTCATTGTGTATACGACCTGGATGGGACGTTCGCCCGATCTCATCGAAGATCAAGTCACGTATCCTATTGTAACTGCATTGTTGTCAGCACCAAAAGTAGTAGCTGTGCGGGGATTTTCTGATTTTGGCTTTTCTTATGTCTACATCATTTTTGAGGATGGTACGGATATTTATTGGGCGCGAAGTCGGGTCTTGGAATACATGAGTCAGCTGTCTGGAAAATTGCCCGAAGGAGTGACTCCTCAATTGGGCCCTGATGCGACACCGGTGGGTTGGATTTATCAATACGCCTTGGTGGATGACAATGGCAAGCATAACCTGGCTGAGTTACGCACATTTCAGGATTGGTATTTGCGCTATTGGTTAAGAGCGGTTCCTGGGGTGTCTGAAGTAGCCAGTGTGGGAGGTTTTGTCAAGCAATACCAAGTCAATTTGGATCCAGTCAAAGTCCTTGCCTACAACCTATCGGTTCCTGAGATTGTTGAAAAAATTCGTATGAGTAATAACGACACCGGTGGTCGAGTCATTGAGTTTTCGGGCGTGGAGTACATGATTCGTGGTCGCGGATACATTAAGTCTACTGAGGATATTGAAAAAATTGCCGTGGGCACCAATGCCAATGGCACACCGATTTTATTACGTGATGTAGCGACTGTTCAGCTTGGCTCGGACATGCGCCGCGGGGTGGTCGATTTAAATGGCCAAGGCGAAGCCGTGGGTGGCATTGTCATCATGCGCTTTGGTGAAGACGTGCTGCAAGTGATTGGTCGCATCAAGGATAAATTGAAAGAATTAGCTTCGGCAATCCCGGAAGGGATAAAAATGGTTCCTGTGTATGACCGAAGTCATTTAATCCGGGAAGCGATTTCCACGGCCAATTGGAACTTGATTGAAGAACTGGTGGTGGTTGGGTTACTCATTATTGTGTTTTTAGGGCATTTTCGCTCGGCATTGATTCCTATTATTACTTTGCCGCTGGCGATTTTGATTTCGTTTATCCCCATTTATTTCTTACATGTCGGACTGAATATCATGTCCATCGGAGGCATTATTGTCGCCATTGGCGATATGGTCGATGCGGCCATCATCATGGTCGATAATGCCCATAAACGCTTAGCGGATTGGGAAGCAAAAGGAAGCCCAGGTGATCGCACCCAGGTGTTAATCGATTCGGCGAAAGAGGTGGGGCCTGCCATTTTTTCATCCCTTTTGGTCATTGCCATCTCCTTCATGCCCGTTTTTACCTTGGAAGCTCAAGAAGGGCGGCTGTTTTCGCCCTTGGCTTATACTAAGAATTTGGCCATTTTCATGAGTGCTTTACTTGCCATCACCTTAATTCCTGTCCTATTGCCTCTTTTGGTGCGTGGTCGAATTATCCCTGAACAAAAACATCCGATTACTCGCTTGATGCAAACCATGTACGCGCCCGTGTTGAAGCTTGCTTTGAGGTATCGCAAGTTCGTAATGGGAATTGCCATTGTATTGGCTATGGCCACCATTCCTCTTTATAAACTCATTGGCTCTGAATTCATGCCCCCTCTTTATGAAGGGACGATTTTGTATATGCCGGTTACTTTACCGGGTATTTCGGTGACGCAAGCGACGGCTTTGCTTCAAGAAATGGATAAGAAATTAAAAGCATTTCCAGAGGTGGCACACGTTTTTGGCAAGACGGGAAGAGCCGAAACGTCTACCGACCCTTCTCCATTTAATATGATGGAGGTGATTGTGGAGTTAAAGCCTAAAGAATTTTGGCGCAAAGGAGTGACTTATGAAAGCCTGGTGAAAGAGATGGATGAAGCGTTGCAATTCCCAGGTGTGAGTAATGCTTGGACCATGCCCATTAAAGCGCGTAATGACATGCTCACCACAGGAATTCGGACTGCTGTAGGAATAAAAATTTTTGGCCCCGACATTAAAAAAATTGAAGCCATTGGCAAAGAAATTGAAATGGTGGCCAAAGAAGTAAAGGGCACCAGTACGGTTTATGCCGAGCGGGTGGCTGGAGGCTACTTCCTTGATTTTCAAATTAATCGGGACCAGTTGGCTCGCTATGGTTTAACCATTATGGACGTTAATCGCATCATTGAATCGGCCGTGGGTGGTGAAAACATTGCCACCACGATCGAGGGGCGTGAGCGCTACCCAGTGAATGTGCGTTATTTGCGAGAATTGCGCGATGACCCCGACAAGCTCAATCGTATTTTAGTCAAAACACCCAGTGGTGCGGAGGTACCCATCGCGCAATTGGTGACGCTAACTTTTCGTTCAGGACCTGCCATGGTTCGCGATGAGAATGGCATGTTGGCGGGTTATGTCTTCATTGACATCAGCGGCCGAGACATTGGCGGCTATGTGGAGGAGCTAAAGCAAGCAGTCAAAGTCAAAGTGAAATTGCCTCCAGGTTATACATTGGCCTGGTCGGGACAATATGAGTTCATGCAACGGGTTTATGAGCGACTTAAAATTTTTGTGCCACTGACCTTAGCTATTATTTTTGTTTTATTTTACTTTACCTTCCGCACCATCACTGAGACTTTAATGGTGATGCTAGGCGTTCCCTTTGCTTTATTTGGCGGCTTTTTACTGCTTTATGTATTAGGGTATAACATGAGTATTGCGGTTTGGGTAGGGATGATAGCGCTTGCAGGAGTTGCTGCTGAAACCAGTGCTGTGATGCTCGCTTACCTTGATTCCGATTACCATGAACAAAAGGAAAAAGGGGGGCTCAGAACCTTGTCCGATTTGATTCAGATGGTGCAACAATGTGCAGTCTCCCGCATTCGTCCCATGGCTATGGCGGGTCTTGCTAACATCATTGGCCTATTACCGGTGATGTGGGCTACAGGCATTGGAGCCGATGTGATGAAGCGTCTTGCCGCTCCTATGGTCGGTGGGGTTTTTTCAGCGCTACTGCTGACCTTAATTGTGATTCCTGTGGTTTATGTGATGTGGCGGGGCCAAATGGATTTGAAAAAAACAGCAGACTTAACGGAGGCAAGATGA
- a CDS encoding efflux RND transporter periplasmic adaptor subunit, whose product MNFKLIIKSAVILSLLSLLQVTQAQQAMDNHGKMDMKQSTQGNEIVIDPARLQAIGITSEPVRRQVVEKIIRTVGRVEADERRVAHIHVRFDGWIENLFINFTGEKVKADQALFTVYSPELVATQQEYLLALNAQKILSKNTTSSAARGAQSAFQAAHQRLLLWGISEKDIEQLRRTGKITRTMTIHSPIQGTVLKKMALVGMRIEPGDELYTIADLSRLWVLGDIYEYELPYIRLGQMADLTLTYLPNELFKAKLDFIYPTIDMKTRTAKVRFEVDNQKEQLKPGMYVNLELKVPLGERLVVPKNAVLLTGERAVVFIYHGNGKIEWRDVTLGVRAGDLLEIIKGVKEGDQIITSANFLIDSESQLKAAMGGMQHQ is encoded by the coding sequence ATGAATTTTAAGTTAATAATCAAGAGTGCGGTTATTTTGAGTTTACTTTCGTTGTTGCAGGTAACTCAGGCGCAACAGGCCATGGATAATCATGGCAAGATGGACATGAAACAGTCCACTCAAGGAAATGAGATTGTGATTGATCCGGCTCGTTTACAAGCCATTGGCATTACGTCAGAGCCGGTGCGTCGCCAAGTGGTTGAAAAAATAATCCGTACCGTGGGGCGTGTTGAAGCCGATGAGCGGCGTGTTGCCCATATTCATGTACGCTTTGATGGGTGGATTGAGAACTTATTCATTAATTTTACCGGAGAAAAAGTCAAAGCAGACCAAGCTCTTTTTACCGTTTACAGTCCTGAATTGGTCGCCACCCAGCAAGAATATTTGCTCGCCCTTAATGCCCAAAAAATATTAAGCAAAAATACGACATCGAGTGCGGCTCGTGGTGCGCAGTCTGCTTTTCAAGCAGCCCACCAAAGGTTGTTGCTGTGGGGGATTTCCGAAAAAGACATTGAGCAATTAAGACGTACGGGCAAAATCACTCGGACGATGACGATTCATTCCCCCATCCAAGGTACGGTTCTTAAAAAAATGGCGCTGGTGGGCATGCGCATTGAGCCAGGAGATGAACTCTATACCATTGCTGATTTATCACGCTTGTGGGTTTTAGGGGACATTTACGAATATGAGCTTCCTTATATTCGTCTTGGTCAAATGGCTGATTTGACCCTTACCTACTTGCCCAATGAATTATTTAAGGCCAAGCTTGATTTTATCTACCCTACGATTGACATGAAAACACGTACAGCCAAGGTTCGCTTTGAAGTGGACAACCAGAAGGAGCAATTAAAACCGGGCATGTATGTGAATCTGGAACTCAAAGTACCTTTGGGTGAACGTCTTGTGGTCCCTAAAAATGCTGTTCTACTCACAGGTGAGCGCGCAGTGGTGTTTATTTACCATGGCAATGGCAAAATTGAATGGCGGGACGTGACCTTAGGGGTTAGGGCAGGGGATTTGCTTGAGATAATCAAAGGGGTTAAAGAGGGCGATCAAATTATTACGTCTGCCAATTTCCTCATTGACTCAGAGAGCCAGTTGAAAGCGGCCATGGGAGGTATGCAACATCAATAG
- a CDS encoding TolC family protein, with translation MKHFSAKKMIWTILLGFCCFAGPVSYAKTPPALSQLINEATQNNPQIRAARDRLLAAIHVIPQAKALPDPKLNAGYINMSENIPMDVDPRREQMLGGQQEIPFPGKLIVRGRIATLEAKRAEAEYQATSFAVIAELKRLYYDLYFVNKSIEIVQRNQELLHEMEKSSEANYSVGKTPQQDIYRAQTEISRLLMRLVILKQQRGSLQADINRLLNRSLEITIHTPAVLPVTPMGHNLEYFYTLVKSRAPQLIMQQRAVQKGRQAIRLSKMEYFPDVEIEGGRLHDTGMHTKGYQVLLKATVPLYFMQKQNHAVRESLARYNADIEDLQTTYRMLSFQVKNAYLLAERSAKLIHLIQHTIIPQATLTFTSSQATYGVGKVDFLTMLNNLLTLQENELEWHGELAEHEKAIAQIEESTGTFL, from the coding sequence ATGAAGCATTTTAGTGCTAAAAAAATGATTTGGACTATTCTCTTAGGTTTCTGTTGTTTTGCAGGGCCAGTATCTTATGCCAAGACACCGCCTGCTTTATCGCAGCTAATCAATGAGGCCACTCAAAACAACCCTCAAATTCGTGCGGCACGCGACCGACTACTGGCAGCAATCCATGTGATTCCACAGGCAAAAGCGTTACCCGATCCGAAGCTTAATGCAGGGTACATCAACATGTCTGAGAATATCCCTATGGATGTGGATCCAAGACGCGAGCAAATGTTGGGTGGCCAACAAGAAATTCCTTTTCCTGGCAAACTCATTGTGCGAGGAAGGATAGCAACGCTCGAGGCCAAAAGAGCGGAAGCAGAATACCAAGCCACTAGTTTCGCCGTCATTGCTGAATTAAAACGGCTCTATTACGATCTTTATTTTGTCAATAAATCCATCGAGATCGTACAAAGAAACCAGGAACTTCTTCATGAAATGGAAAAGAGTTCCGAAGCCAATTACAGTGTAGGGAAAACACCCCAACAAGATATTTATCGTGCCCAAACTGAGATTTCTCGTCTACTGATGCGTTTAGTCATCTTAAAGCAACAACGGGGATCCCTGCAGGCGGATATCAATCGCCTTTTAAATCGTTCCTTAGAAATTACAATCCATACACCAGCAGTGCTTCCTGTAACGCCAATGGGGCATAATTTAGAGTATTTTTACACGCTCGTTAAGAGCCGAGCACCGCAATTAATCATGCAGCAACGTGCTGTTCAAAAAGGACGACAAGCCATCCGCTTAAGTAAAATGGAGTATTTCCCGGATGTGGAAATCGAAGGGGGACGACTTCATGATACGGGAATGCACACCAAAGGCTATCAAGTGTTGTTAAAAGCAACGGTTCCACTTTATTTCATGCAAAAGCAAAATCATGCCGTGCGCGAATCACTTGCGCGGTATAATGCGGATATTGAGGATTTGCAGACCACCTATCGTATGCTTTCCTTTCAAGTGAAAAATGCCTATTTGTTGGCAGAGCGCTCGGCAAAACTCATTCATCTGATTCAACATACCATCATTCCACAAGCCACTTTAACATTTACTTCATCGCAAGCCACCTACGGCGTGGGTAAAGTGGATTTCTTAACGATGCTGAATAATTTATTGACGCTGCAAGAAAATGAATTGGAATGGCACGGTGAACTTGCTGAACATGAAAAAGCGATCGCGCAAATCGAAGAAAGCACAGGGACGTTCTTATGA
- a CDS encoding cation-translocating P-type ATPase, protein MAEQWHEKAPADMVLLFQTDLSLGLSEKVAEQRLKEVGPNLLSQQKKTSPFVIFLQQFASVVIWVLLGAVVVSFLLDEKADAIAILAIVILNAIIGFFLEYRADRAMLALQQMAAPKATVLRDGHAKVIAASDIVPGDILLFESGDLIAADARLFELSALKVNEAPLTGESIPVAKNLDVCTAETPLADRKNMVFMGTSIADGTGRALVVATGMQTEMGHIAKMLGEASRDETPLQKKLNQVGSRLLWLCFFIIIAIFGLGLLRNISLFSLFMSSVSLAVAAIPEGLPAVVTVALALGVQRMVRRAVLVRRLSAVETLGCLQVICTDKTGTLTVGEMTARQLVTASDVYSIHGEGYNLSGGFTLQGQEINVSEDPLLQATLHAMVACNNASFESQDGQVATVGDPTEVALLVAAAKGGVWQGELQASYPRIKELPFSSERKRMTVVCRQDHEHIAFVKGAPEIILERCTHILTKTGIKKVTPNDKARMKQSCELMASEALRLLAFAKRQLEPTTLEEEEEIEHNLVFLGLIGLQDPPHASSKESISRCKKAGIKPVMITGDHPDTARAIAKELGILEAGDRLLTGNELENMSEEEFNHCVKDIAVYARVTAEHKLKIVRAWKKQQMVVAMTGDGVNDAPALREASVGIAMGKTGTAVTKEASDIIVMDNNFTSIVAGIEEGRTIYDNIAKTLAYLLAGNSGELLVVFVALLIGWPLPLLPIQLLWINLVTDGLPAIGLATDMSEPGILNRPPRATQKSMMDMAFFKRVTFVGCLKALVILSVFAYEYLIDKDLIQAQDAAFSVLVTAELLWAFGARSDTKNIWQVGLFSNLRLFFIVSISFSLQVLIHHIPVLRELFGIQPVSFTQCLVWILLGMVPLLVIEAQKRLRKAPNEAF, encoded by the coding sequence ATGGCAGAACAATGGCACGAAAAAGCACCTGCAGATATGGTGTTGTTGTTTCAAACCGACTTATCTTTAGGACTATCTGAAAAAGTAGCAGAACAGCGGCTAAAAGAAGTAGGACCTAACCTGCTGAGTCAACAGAAAAAAACATCCCCTTTCGTCATTTTTTTGCAGCAATTTGCAAGTGTGGTGATTTGGGTACTTTTAGGTGCTGTTGTTGTGTCTTTTTTGTTGGATGAAAAAGCCGATGCCATTGCCATTTTGGCCATTGTCATTTTAAATGCCATCATCGGATTTTTTTTGGAATATCGCGCTGATAGGGCAATGCTTGCGCTTCAGCAAATGGCTGCTCCCAAAGCAACAGTGCTTCGCGATGGCCATGCGAAGGTGATAGCCGCTTCTGATATCGTACCAGGTGATATTCTTCTTTTTGAAAGCGGTGATTTAATCGCTGCCGATGCTCGCCTTTTTGAATTATCAGCGCTTAAGGTTAATGAGGCGCCACTCACGGGTGAGTCGATACCCGTTGCTAAAAATCTGGATGTTTGCACTGCCGAGACGCCTCTAGCCGATCGTAAAAACATGGTGTTTATGGGCACCTCTATAGCCGATGGCACCGGTCGCGCGCTTGTCGTGGCGACTGGTATGCAAACGGAAATGGGGCACATTGCCAAAATGCTGGGTGAAGCGTCTCGTGATGAAACGCCTTTGCAGAAAAAACTCAATCAAGTGGGTTCTCGTCTATTGTGGCTTTGCTTTTTCATTATCATTGCCATTTTTGGCTTAGGTCTTTTACGTAATATCTCTCTATTCAGCTTATTCATGAGTTCAGTCAGTCTTGCAGTGGCTGCAATTCCTGAAGGCTTGCCTGCCGTAGTAACGGTGGCTTTAGCACTCGGCGTGCAACGTATGGTACGGCGTGCCGTACTGGTAAGGCGATTATCGGCGGTTGAAACACTCGGCTGTTTACAAGTCATTTGCACGGATAAAACAGGAACATTAACCGTGGGTGAAATGACCGCACGTCAGCTTGTGACAGCAAGTGATGTTTATAGTATTCATGGAGAAGGCTATAACCTCTCGGGAGGATTTACTCTTCAAGGTCAAGAAATTAATGTGTCAGAAGACCCGTTGTTGCAAGCTACTTTGCATGCGATGGTGGCTTGCAATAACGCGAGTTTTGAGAGCCAAGATGGACAGGTAGCTACTGTGGGAGACCCAACTGAAGTGGCCCTTTTGGTTGCAGCAGCCAAAGGAGGCGTTTGGCAAGGGGAACTGCAAGCCTCTTATCCTCGCATCAAAGAGTTACCCTTTAGCTCCGAACGCAAACGCATGACGGTCGTGTGTCGACAAGACCATGAACACATCGCTTTTGTGAAGGGGGCACCAGAAATTATCTTGGAGCGCTGCACCCATATTTTAACCAAAACAGGCATTAAAAAAGTAACGCCGAATGATAAGGCGCGCATGAAACAATCCTGTGAACTCATGGCCAGCGAAGCATTGCGACTGTTAGCTTTTGCGAAGCGCCAATTAGAGCCTACAACTTTAGAAGAAGAGGAAGAGATTGAACATAACCTGGTGTTTTTAGGTCTTATTGGTCTTCAGGACCCACCTCATGCGAGTAGCAAGGAATCCATCAGTCGCTGTAAAAAGGCTGGTATTAAACCAGTGATGATTACAGGAGACCATCCTGATACGGCAAGAGCCATTGCCAAAGAGCTTGGCATTTTGGAGGCAGGTGACCGATTGCTCACTGGCAATGAACTTGAAAACATGTCGGAGGAAGAATTTAACCATTGCGTCAAAGACATTGCTGTCTATGCTCGTGTGACTGCGGAGCATAAATTAAAAATCGTACGGGCCTGGAAAAAACAACAAATGGTGGTGGCGATGACAGGCGATGGGGTGAATGATGCGCCTGCTTTAAGAGAAGCTTCGGTGGGCATTGCCATGGGGAAAACAGGGACTGCTGTAACTAAGGAAGCCTCTGACATCATCGTCATGGACAATAACTTCACCTCGATTGTGGCAGGTATTGAAGAAGGTCGCACGATTTACGATAACATTGCCAAAACGCTTGCCTATTTATTAGCAGGCAATAGTGGGGAGTTACTGGTTGTGTTTGTAGCACTTTTAATCGGCTGGCCATTGCCGTTGCTTCCTATCCAATTATTATGGATTAACTTAGTAACCGATGGTTTGCCGGCCATTGGCTTAGCTACCGATATGTCAGAGCCAGGGATTTTGAATCGTCCACCCAGAGCCACGCAAAAATCCATGATGGATATGGCGTTTTTCAAACGAGTAACCTTTGTGGGTTGTTTAAAGGCTTTAGTAATCCTTAGTGTGTTTGCTTATGAATATTTAATCGATAAGGATTTAATTCAAGCCCAAGATGCGGCCTTTTCTGTTTTAGTAACCGCCGAGCTTTTATGGGCCTTTGGAGCGCGAAGCGACACCAAAAATATTTGGCAAGTAGGATTGTTTTCCAATTTAAGACTCTTTTTTATTGTGAGCATCAGTTTTTCCCTGCAGGTCTTGATTCATCATATCCCGGTATTGCGCGAATTATTTGGGATACAACCGGTCTCATTCACCCAATGCCTGGTTTGGATTCTATTAGGCATGGTGCCTTTGTTAGTGATAGAAGCTCAGAAACGGCTAAGGAAGGCACCCAATGAAGCATTTTAG